One Gossypium hirsutum isolate 1008001.06 chromosome A11, Gossypium_hirsutum_v2.1, whole genome shotgun sequence genomic window carries:
- the LOC107900001 gene encoding BTB/POZ domain-containing protein SR1IP1, translating into MVDLDQEDTAPTTLNMSAKKKELMSTAMKRTSEWIFSQEIPSDVTVQVAGVSFSLHKFPLVSKCGYIRKVVSESNDADVSVIVIPDAPGGAESFELAAKFCYGINFEINTENIAALRCVAEYLEMTEDYAVGSLVERTEAFLNEVALQSLAGAISVLHASENLLPIAEEVKLVGRCIDAIAYLACKESGNDIAISSTISNSKTVVDWWAEDLAVLRIDIFQRVLIAMIARGFKPYALGPVLMLYAQKALRGLEIFGKGRKKIEPRQEHEKRVVLETIVSLLPKEKNAMSVSFLTVLLRAAIYLETTIACRLDLEKRMALQLGQAVLDDLLIPAYSFTGDTLFDVDTVQRIMMNYLEYETDGSHFGYKEEDGYISPPLSDMERVGKLMESYLAEIASDRNLPVSKFIGLAELIPEQSRITEDGMYRAIDIYLKAHPTITDLERKKVCSLMDCQKLSREACAHAAQNDRLPVQTVVQVLYYEQQRLRDVMNGSMSSGTSPSISSRVNLYPPTDIHPVSDELSSLKRENEDLKLELVKMKMRLKEIERPSSAVPSAASSPMGIIVPSSDKPPLPRKSFMNSVSKKLGRLYPFGVPPSGAKARTRPSKDRRHSIS; encoded by the exons ATGGTGGATCTTGATCAGGAGGACACTGCACCCACCACTCTTAACATGTCTGCTAAAAAGAAGGAGCTTATGTCCACAGCCATGAAGAGAACCAGCGAGTG GATTTTCTCTCAGGAGATACCCAGTGATGTCACGGTTCAAGTTGCTGGAGTTTCCTTTTCTCTTCACAAG TTTCCATTAGTATCTAAGTGTGGATACATAAGGAAAGTGGTATCAGAATCCAATGATGCTGATGTTTCAGTCATAGTAATTCCTGATGCTCCGGGCGGAGCGGAATCCTTCGAACTTGCGGCTAAATTCTGTTACGGGATAAATTTTGAGATAAACACTGAGAATATTGCGGCGCTACGTTGCGTGGCCGAGTACCTTGAGATGACCGAGGACTATGCGGTCGGAAGCCTTGTGGAAAGAACTGAAGCCTTCTTGAATGAAGTGGCACTTCAGAGCCTAGCAGGAGCAATTTCTGTGTTACATGCTTCCGAGAACCTACTCCCCATTGCAGAGGAAGTTAAACTGGTTGGCCGGTGCATCGATGCCATAGCATATTTAGCTTGCAAAGAGAGTGGCAATGATATTGCAATCTCTTCAACAATCTCTAACTCAAAAACGGTTGTTGATTGGTGGGCTGAGGATTTGGCTGTTCTTCGAATTGACATATTCCAACGGGTTCTGATTGCAATGATAGCGAGAGGGTTTAAACCATATGCTCTTGGTCCTGTGCTTATGCTCTATGCCCAGAAAGCTCTTAGAGGTTTG GAAATATTTGGAAAGGGGAGGAAGAAAATCGAGCCACGACAAGAACACGAGAAGAGGGTCGTCTTGGAAACCATAGTGAGCCTTCTGCCAAAGGAGAAAAATGCAATGTCTGTAAGCTTCCTAACCGTGCTGCTTCGAGCAGCAATATATCTGGAAACAACCATTGCTTGTCGACTCGATTTAGAAAAAAGGATGGCCTTGCAATTAGGACAGGCTGTTTTGGATGATCTCTTGATTCCTGCCTATTCTTTTACTGGGGATACATTGTTTGATGTGGACACAGTACAGCGGATCATGATGAATTACCTTGAATATGAAACTGATGGTTCTCATTTTGGCTACAAAGAAGAAGATGGCTATATTTCTCCCCCACTAAGTGACATGGAAAGGGTGGGAAAGCTAATGGAGAGCTACCTAGCCGAAATAGCATCTGATCGTAATCTCCCCGTCTCGAAATTCATCGGTCTCGCCGAACTCATTCCCGAACAATCGAGGATAACAGAGGATGGAATGTACAGAGCCATAGATATCTACCTCAAG GCTCACCCCACTATAACTGACTTGGAGAGGAAGAAAGTTTGCAGCCTAATGGATTGCCAGAAACTCTCCCGGGAGGCCTGCGCTCACGCTGCGCAAAATGACCGTCTTCCTGTCCAGACCGTGGTTCAAGTTCTTTACTACGAACAACAACGCCTTCGAGACGTCATGAACGGAAGCATGTCAAGTGGAACTTCCCCTTCCATATCTTCCAGAGTGAATTTATACCCCCCAACAGATATCCACCCAGTTTCGGATGAACTTTCGAGCTTGAAACGAGAGAACGAGGACTTGAAACTAGAGCtagtaaaaatgaaaatgagattgaaagaAATAGAAAGACCATCATCCGCTGTTCCGTCAGCAGCAAGTAGTCCTATGGGAATTATTGTGCCATCATCTGATAAGCCTCCTTTGCCAAGAAAATCATTCATGAATTCAGTTTCTAAGAAACTTGGACGCCTTTATCCTTTCGGAGTTCCGCCTTCCGGTGCCAAAGCTCGAACAAGACCGAGCAAAGATAGGAGGCACTCCATTTCTTGA